One region of Pseudomonas alvandae genomic DNA includes:
- the uca gene encoding urea carboxylase → MFEKILIANRGAIACRILRTLRELNVQGVAVYSQADAASLHILQADEAHCLGEGAAAGTYLAVDKLLAIAKSSGATAIHPGYGFLSENAAFAEACEAANIAFIGPTPEQLRVFGLKHTARDLARQHGVPLLEGTELLDSLDVALLAGTQVGYPVMLKSTAGGGGIGMRVCRSAAELSESFEAVKRLGQNNFSDAGVFIEKYIERARHLEVQVFGDGQGQVIALGVRDCSVQRRNQKVLEETPAPNLPEGMAEELCAAAIKLARAVNYRSAGTVEFVYDSDAGRFYFLEVNTRLQVEHGVTEQVWDVDLVRWMVQLAAGELPPLSELSLGLKACGHAIQARLYAEDPGRDFQPSPGLLTAVAFPQADGKALRIDTWVEAGCQIPPYFDPMIAKVIRWAPTREQARKGLHQALEDCLLYGVETNRIYLQQILLDAPFANGQPWTRCLETLAYRANTFEVLSPGTQTSIQDYPGRLGYWAVGVPPSGPMDSRSLRLGNRLLGNDEGAAALEITMSGPLLRFNCNARVTVTGAQIALALDGEAVPMNTPLSITAGSTLALGTISGAGARSYLCVQGGLQVPDYLGSKSTFTLGQFGGHGGRALCTGDVLHLAALDERAVWPMVDEPPLLLPAVRQIRVIYGPHGAPEYFTERYIQTFFDTSWEVHFNSSRTGVRLIGPKPEWVRADGGEAGLHPSNIHDNPYAIGAVDFTGDMPVILGPDGPSLGGFVCPVTVIEADLWQLGQLKAGDKVRFVPVDLETARALAMDFPCGEGACSRSSAQRSPDNTLTGEKSGPLRDPAGASSLATGFGDTQTLVSPVVLDIGQDDTRLVARVSGDTHLLLEIGAPELDLVLRFRAHALMQALEQKHLHGVIDLTPGIRSLQVHYQPEQLPLADLLAIVAGEWDAVCAAQDLQVPSRIVHLPLSWDDPACQLAIEKYMTTVRKDAPWCPSNLEFIRRINDLPNLDEVQRTVFDASYLVMGLGDVYLGAPVATPLDPRHRLVTTKYNPARTWTAENSVGIGGAYMCVYGMEGPGGYQFVGRTLQMWNRYREVAAFDGKPWLLRFFDQIRFYPVSADELLRIRRDFPLGRFDLNIEYSQLNLADYQGFLAREADSIAAFRQQQQQAFKAERERWIASGQAHFDSEEPAPAPSEETLLGEDQLSVDSHIAGNLWQVQIEVGTRVAAGDVLVILESMKMEIPVLAPMAGVVREVRVQPGSAVRAGQRVVVLERD, encoded by the coding sequence ATGTTCGAAAAAATCCTCATCGCCAACCGTGGCGCCATCGCCTGCCGCATCCTGCGGACGTTGCGCGAATTGAATGTCCAGGGCGTCGCGGTGTACTCCCAAGCCGACGCTGCCAGCCTGCACATCCTCCAGGCCGACGAAGCCCACTGCCTGGGCGAAGGCGCGGCGGCCGGTACGTACCTGGCGGTGGATAAGCTGCTGGCGATTGCCAAGAGCAGCGGCGCGACGGCGATTCATCCCGGCTACGGCTTCCTCTCGGAAAACGCCGCTTTCGCCGAAGCCTGCGAGGCCGCGAATATTGCCTTCATCGGGCCGACACCGGAGCAACTGCGCGTGTTCGGTCTCAAACACACCGCACGAGACCTCGCCCGCCAGCACGGCGTGCCGCTGCTTGAAGGCACTGAGTTGCTCGACAGCCTCGACGTCGCGCTGCTGGCCGGAACGCAGGTCGGTTATCCGGTCATGCTCAAAAGCACGGCGGGCGGCGGCGGAATCGGCATGCGCGTGTGCCGTAGCGCCGCCGAGTTGAGCGAATCCTTCGAAGCGGTCAAACGCCTCGGGCAGAACAACTTCAGCGACGCCGGCGTGTTCATCGAGAAGTACATCGAACGGGCTCGTCACCTGGAGGTGCAAGTTTTCGGCGACGGCCAGGGCCAAGTGATCGCCCTGGGCGTGCGCGATTGCTCGGTGCAACGGCGCAACCAGAAAGTCCTTGAGGAAACCCCGGCACCCAACCTGCCCGAAGGCATGGCCGAGGAACTCTGCGCGGCGGCGATCAAACTGGCCCGGGCGGTGAACTACCGCAGCGCGGGCACCGTGGAGTTCGTCTACGACAGTGACGCCGGGCGCTTCTACTTCCTGGAGGTGAACACGCGGCTGCAAGTTGAGCATGGCGTCACCGAGCAGGTCTGGGACGTCGACCTGGTGCGCTGGATGGTGCAATTGGCCGCCGGTGAGCTGCCGCCACTGAGCGAACTGAGCCTGGGTTTGAAAGCCTGCGGCCACGCGATCCAGGCGCGCCTGTATGCCGAGGATCCGGGTCGGGATTTCCAGCCAAGCCCAGGGCTGCTCACGGCGGTGGCGTTTCCTCAGGCCGACGGCAAGGCACTGCGCATCGACACGTGGGTCGAGGCAGGCTGTCAGATCCCGCCCTACTTCGATCCGATGATCGCCAAGGTGATTCGCTGGGCCCCGACCCGCGAGCAGGCGCGCAAGGGCCTGCATCAAGCGTTGGAAGACTGTCTGCTATACGGCGTCGAAACCAACCGCATCTACCTGCAACAAATCCTTCTCGACGCCCCCTTCGCCAACGGCCAGCCCTGGACGCGCTGCCTGGAAACCCTGGCCTACCGCGCCAACACTTTTGAAGTGCTCAGCCCCGGCACCCAGACCAGCATCCAGGATTACCCCGGCCGCCTCGGTTATTGGGCGGTGGGCGTACCGCCGTCGGGACCGATGGACAGCCGCTCGCTGCGCTTGGGCAATCGACTACTGGGCAATGACGAAGGTGCGGCGGCGCTGGAGATCACCATGAGCGGACCTTTGCTGCGCTTCAACTGCAACGCCCGGGTGACGGTGACCGGTGCGCAAATTGCCCTGGCCCTGGACGGCGAAGCGGTGCCGATGAACACCCCGTTGTCGATCACTGCCGGGTCAACACTGGCCCTGGGCACCATCAGCGGCGCCGGGGCGCGCAGCTATTTGTGCGTGCAAGGTGGCTTGCAAGTGCCGGACTACCTCGGCAGCAAAAGCACCTTCACCCTCGGCCAATTCGGTGGCCATGGCGGACGCGCGCTGTGCACCGGCGACGTGCTGCACCTGGCTGCGCTGGATGAGCGCGCCGTGTGGCCGATGGTGGACGAGCCGCCTCTGCTCTTGCCAGCCGTGCGGCAGATCCGCGTGATCTACGGCCCGCATGGCGCGCCGGAATATTTCACCGAACGCTACATCCAGACGTTTTTCGACACCTCATGGGAGGTGCATTTCAACTCCAGCCGAACCGGCGTGCGCCTGATCGGGCCGAAGCCGGAATGGGTCCGGGCCGACGGCGGCGAAGCAGGCCTGCACCCGTCCAACATCCATGACAATCCCTACGCCATCGGTGCCGTGGATTTCACCGGCGACATGCCCGTCATCCTCGGCCCCGACGGCCCGAGCCTGGGTGGCTTCGTCTGCCCGGTGACGGTGATCGAGGCGGACCTTTGGCAGTTGGGCCAGCTCAAGGCGGGGGACAAGGTGCGGTTTGTGCCGGTGGACTTGGAGACCGCGCGCGCACTGGCAATGGATTTCCCCTGTGGCGAGGGAGCTTGCTCCCGCTCGAGTGCGCAGCGCTCGCCGGACAACACGCTTACCGGTGAAAAGTCGGGGCCGCTGCGCGACCCAGCGGGAGCAAGCTCCCTCGCCACAGGTTTTGGGGATACACAAACATTGGTGTCACCCGTGGTGCTGGATATCGGCCAGGACGATACCCGCCTGGTCGCGCGCGTGTCCGGCGACACCCACCTACTGCTAGAAATCGGCGCCCCCGAACTGGACCTGGTGCTGCGCTTCCGCGCCCACGCCTTGATGCAGGCCCTGGAACAAAAGCACCTGCACGGTGTGATCGACCTGACGCCGGGCATTCGCTCGCTGCAAGTGCATTACCAGCCCGAACAACTGCCGCTGGCCGATTTGTTGGCTATCGTCGCCGGTGAATGGGACGCCGTGTGCGCCGCGCAAGACCTGCAAGTGCCTTCGCGCATCGTCCACCTGCCGCTGTCCTGGGACGACCCGGCCTGCCAATTGGCCATCGAAAAATACATGACCACCGTGCGCAAGGACGCCCCTTGGTGCCCAAGCAATCTGGAGTTTATCCGGCGCATCAACGACCTGCCCAACCTCGACGAAGTGCAACGCACGGTATTCGACGCGAGCTATCTGGTGATGGGCCTGGGGGACGTCTACCTCGGGGCGCCAGTCGCCACGCCGCTCGACCCACGGCATCGGCTGGTGACCACCAAATACAACCCGGCCCGGACCTGGACCGCGGAAAACTCGGTGGGCATCGGCGGCGCCTATATGTGCGTGTACGGCATGGAAGGTCCGGGCGGCTATCAGTTCGTCGGGCGCACGTTGCAGATGTGGAATCGCTACCGGGAGGTGGCCGCGTTTGACGGCAAGCCCTGGCTGCTGCGGTTCTTCGACCAGATCCGCTTCTATCCGGTTAGTGCCGATGAGCTATTGCGCATCCGGCGGGATTTCCCCTTGGGCCGCTTCGACCTGAACATCGAATACAGCCAGCTCAACCTCGCCGACTATCAGGGTTTCCTGGCCCGGGAAGCGGACAGCATCGCCGCGTTTCGTCAGCAGCAACAACAAGCCTTCAAGGCCGAGCGCGAGCGTTGGATCGCCAGCGGCCAGGCGCATTTCGACAGCGAGGAACCGGCACCCGCGCCGAGCGAAGAGACGTTGCTGGGCGAGGACCAATTGAGCGTCGACAGCCACATCGCCGGCAATCTCTGGCAAGTCCAAATAGAAGTGGGCACGCGGGTCGCCGCCGGTGACGTGTTGGTGATCCTGGAGTCCATGAAGATGGAGATCCCGGTGCTTGCGCCGATGGCCGGCGTGGTTCGCGAGGTGCGCGTCCAACCCGGTTCGGCGGTGCGCGCCGGACAGCGTGTCGTGGTGCTGGAACGTGACTGA
- a CDS encoding urea amidolyase associated protein UAAP1, translated as MTDSIQLFPPFAEELLPGGGHRSFVLKRGQLLRLTDLRGGANVSLTLLNANEKTERLNLPDSLKCQHTAKLTAGHCLYSDMGRVLAAITADTCGWSDSFGGVLCAEEVAEKYGQGRYQELRNGFFRNGTDNLLVELGKWGLGLSDLLMTLNLFSRVDVDAAGHFHFVEGNSKAGDYIELYAPMDTLVVLTALQHPMDPNPQYAPQPLKLSWMNATPSVAEHCRQSRPENQRGFINTDRLFA; from the coding sequence ATGACCGATTCGATCCAGCTATTTCCCCCCTTCGCCGAAGAACTGCTGCCCGGTGGCGGCCATCGCTCGTTCGTGCTCAAGCGCGGCCAACTGCTGCGCCTGACCGATCTGCGAGGTGGCGCCAACGTGAGCCTGACACTGCTCAACGCGAACGAAAAAACCGAACGCCTGAACCTGCCCGACAGCCTCAAATGCCAACACACCGCCAAGCTCACCGCCGGCCATTGCCTGTATTCGGACATGGGGCGAGTGCTGGCGGCGATCACCGCTGACACCTGTGGTTGGAGCGACAGTTTTGGCGGTGTGCTCTGCGCCGAAGAGGTCGCTGAGAAATACGGTCAGGGTCGTTATCAGGAGCTGCGCAACGGCTTCTTTCGCAACGGCACCGACAACCTGCTGGTGGAGCTGGGCAAATGGGGGTTGGGCCTGTCCGACCTGCTGATGACCCTCAACTTGTTCAGCCGGGTCGACGTCGACGCGGCCGGCCATTTTCACTTCGTGGAGGGCAATTCCAAAGCTGGCGATTACATCGAGCTGTACGCGCCGATGGACACCTTGGTAGTGCTGACCGCGCTACAACACCCGATGGACCCGAACCCGCAATACGCCCCGCAACCGCTCAAGCTCAGTTGGATGAACGCCACCCCCAGCGTCGCCGAACACTGCCGCCAATCGCGCCCGGAAAACCAGCGCGGCTTCATCAACACCGACCGCCTGTTCGCCTGA
- a CDS encoding putative urea ABC transporter substrate-binding protein — protein sequence MFKLRLSALLLAALSALMSFSCVAAQKDHFSVCWTIYAGWMPWEYAGSQGIVDKWAKKYGITIDVVQLNDYVESINQYTAGQFDGCTMTNMDALTIPAAGGVDSTALIVSDFSNGNDGIVLKGDGKKVADLKGMDVNLVELSVSHYLLARALDSVGLAEKDLKVVNTSDADISAAFNTDQVKAVTTWNPMLSDIKAQPGVSEVFNSSQVPGEIMDMMVVNTQTLQDNPALGKALTGAWFEVVALMNARNAAANAALEHMAKASGTDLKGFQAQLDTTKLFATPQEALGFATSDQLPATMGKVADFSFKHGLLGEGAKDTNAVGMAFANGVTRGDKANLKLRFDPTYVQLAADAKL from the coding sequence ATGTTCAAGCTTCGTCTGTCCGCCCTGCTCCTCGCCGCTCTCTCGGCCCTCATGAGCTTCTCTTGCGTCGCCGCGCAAAAAGATCACTTCAGCGTGTGCTGGACCATTTACGCCGGCTGGATGCCCTGGGAATACGCCGGCAGCCAAGGCATCGTCGACAAATGGGCGAAAAAATACGGCATCACCATCGATGTCGTACAGCTCAACGACTACGTCGAATCCATCAACCAGTACACCGCTGGTCAGTTCGACGGCTGCACCATGACCAACATGGACGCCCTGACCATCCCCGCCGCCGGTGGCGTAGACAGCACCGCGCTGATCGTCAGTGATTTCTCCAACGGTAACGATGGCATCGTCCTCAAGGGCGACGGCAAGAAAGTCGCCGACCTCAAGGGCATGGACGTCAATCTGGTGGAGCTGTCGGTGTCTCATTACCTGCTGGCCCGCGCGCTGGATTCGGTCGGCCTCGCCGAGAAAGACCTGAAAGTCGTCAACACCTCCGATGCCGACATTTCCGCCGCCTTCAACACCGACCAGGTCAAGGCCGTCACCACCTGGAACCCAATGCTCTCGGACATCAAGGCGCAGCCAGGCGTGAGCGAAGTGTTCAACTCCAGCCAGGTGCCTGGCGAGATCATGGACATGATGGTGGTCAACACCCAGACCCTCCAGGACAACCCAGCCCTGGGCAAGGCCTTGACCGGCGCCTGGTTCGAAGTGGTGGCGCTGATGAACGCCAGGAACGCCGCCGCCAATGCCGCGCTGGAACACATGGCCAAGGCCTCGGGTACCGACCTCAAGGGTTTCCAGGCGCAACTGGACACCACCAAGCTATTCGCCACGCCCCAGGAAGCGCTGGGCTTCGCCACCAGCGATCAACTGCCCGCCACCATGGGCAAGGTGGCCGATTTCTCGTTCAAGCACGGCTTGCTGGGCGAAGGCGCCAAGGACACGAACGCGGTCGGCATGGCATTCGCCAATGGCGTGACCCGCGGCGACAAGGCCAACCTCAAGCTGCGCTTCGACCCCACCTACGTACAGCTGGCCGCCGACGCCAAGCTGTAG
- the ung gene encoding uracil-DNA glycosylase — MTADDRIKLEPSWKQALRAEFDQPYMAELREFLRQEYAAGKEIYPPAPLIFNALNSTPLDKVKVVILGQDPYHGPGQAHGLCFSVQPGVPTPPSLVNIYKELKRDLNIDIPNHGYLQSWADQGVLLLNTTLTVERANANAHAKKGWQHFTDRVIEVVSEHQPHLVFLLWGAHAQSKQKLIDATKHLVLTSVHPSPLSAHRGFIGCGHFSRTNKFLEQHGEKPIEWRLPPV, encoded by the coding sequence ATGACTGCTGACGACCGTATCAAACTCGAACCGAGCTGGAAGCAGGCACTGCGTGCCGAATTCGACCAGCCCTACATGGCAGAGTTGCGCGAATTCCTGCGCCAGGAGTACGCCGCGGGCAAGGAAATCTACCCACCCGCGCCGTTGATCTTCAACGCGCTCAATTCCACGCCGCTGGACAAGGTCAAGGTCGTGATCCTTGGCCAGGATCCATACCACGGTCCAGGCCAGGCACATGGCTTATGCTTTTCGGTGCAGCCGGGCGTGCCGACACCGCCTTCGCTGGTGAATATCTACAAGGAACTGAAGCGCGACCTGAACATCGACATTCCCAACCACGGCTACCTGCAAAGCTGGGCCGACCAAGGTGTGTTGCTGCTCAACACGACCCTGACCGTGGAGCGCGCCAATGCCAACGCCCACGCCAAGAAAGGCTGGCAGCACTTTACCGACAGGGTTATCGAGGTGGTCAGCGAACACCAGCCTCACCTGGTGTTCCTGTTGTGGGGCGCCCATGCCCAGAGCAAGCAGAAGCTGATCGATGCGACCAAGCATCTGGTGCTGACTTCGGTGCATCCGTCACCGCTGTCGGCCCATCGGGGATTCATCGGCTGCGGGCATTTCAGCCGGACCAACAAGTTCCTCGAGCAACATGGCGAGAAGCCGATCGAATGGCGGTTGCCGCCGGTTTGA
- a CDS encoding enoyl-CoA hydratase/isomerase family protein, with protein MNLHFEELTGISGARLGIATLDAEKSLNALTLPMINALQDRLDAWAREPQVVCVLLRGNGAKAFCAGGEVRSLVEACRAHPGEVPPLAAQFFAAEYRLDFNLHTYPKPLLCWGHGYVLGGGMGLLQGASTRIVTPSSRLAMPEISIGLYPDVGASWFLSRLPGKLGLFLGLTGAHMNARDAIDLGLADRFLLDGQQDDLIEGLLQLNWQEQTEMQLNSLLKALQQEALPQLPEAQWLPRREKIDEWLDVSDVRCAWKALSLLVDHPDPLIARAAKTMAEGSPLTAHLVWEQIARARHLSLAGVFRMEYTLSLNCCRHPEFSEGVRARLIDKDHKPRWHWPDINHVPEAAVEAHFHKVWEGRHPLADLSNE; from the coding sequence ATGAATCTGCACTTCGAAGAACTTACGGGTATCAGTGGTGCGCGGCTCGGCATCGCCACCCTGGATGCGGAAAAATCCCTGAATGCCCTGACGCTGCCGATGATCAATGCCCTGCAGGATCGCCTGGATGCCTGGGCCAGGGAGCCGCAGGTCGTCTGTGTCCTGCTGCGCGGCAACGGCGCCAAGGCGTTCTGTGCCGGTGGTGAAGTGCGCAGCCTGGTGGAGGCTTGCCGGGCTCATCCCGGTGAGGTGCCACCGCTGGCCGCGCAATTCTTCGCGGCGGAGTACCGCCTGGATTTCAACCTGCACACCTACCCCAAGCCGCTGCTGTGCTGGGGCCACGGCTATGTGCTGGGCGGCGGCATGGGTTTGCTGCAAGGCGCAAGCACGCGGATCGTCACGCCGAGCAGTCGCCTGGCAATGCCGGAGATCAGCATCGGCCTGTATCCGGATGTCGGCGCCAGTTGGTTCCTGTCGCGCCTGCCGGGCAAGCTCGGGCTGTTCCTCGGCCTGACCGGCGCCCACATGAATGCCCGCGACGCCATCGACCTTGGCCTGGCCGACCGTTTCCTGCTCGATGGTCAACAGGACGATTTGATCGAGGGCCTGCTGCAGCTTAACTGGCAGGAGCAGACCGAGATGCAGCTCAACAGCCTGCTCAAGGCCTTGCAGCAAGAAGCCCTCCCCCAACTGCCCGAAGCCCAATGGCTGCCCCGCCGGGAGAAGATCGACGAATGGCTGGATGTCAGCGATGTGCGCTGCGCCTGGAAAGCCCTGAGCTTGCTGGTGGACCATCCCGATCCGCTGATCGCCCGGGCAGCCAAGACCATGGCCGAAGGCTCACCGCTGACGGCGCACCTGGTCTGGGAGCAAATCGCCCGAGCGCGGCATTTGTCCTTGGCCGGTGTGTTCCGCATGGAATACACCCTGAGCCTCAACTGCTGCCGCCATCCGGAGTTCAGCGAAGGCGTGCGGGCACGGTTGATCGACAAGGACCACAAGCCTCGTTGGCACTGGCCGGACATCAATCATGTGCCCGAAGCGGCAGTGGAGGCGCATTTCCACAAGGTGTGGGAGGGGCGGCATCCGTTGGCTGATTTGTCCAATGAATAG
- a CDS encoding ABC transporter permease, producing the protein MRLINRYPDRPSRLLLVILPFALVLFAYFMGSAERLTENPNDKLLPSAGQMIDAVKRLAFTADARSGDYLLWQDTASSLRRLAIGLGISALAGLCLGIAAGTLPLFGAPLSPLLTVVSMVPPLAILPILFIVFGLGELSKVMLIVIGITPCLARDLEQRAREIPSELLIKAQTLGASTWTLMLRVVLPQLLPRLLISLRLMLGSAWLFLIAAEAIASTDGLGYRIFLVRRYLAMDVILPYVVWITLLAWLMDWGLKRLTLRAFPWYEGARA; encoded by the coding sequence ATGCGCCTGATCAACCGCTACCCGGATCGCCCCAGCCGCTTGCTGCTGGTCATCCTGCCATTCGCGCTGGTGCTGTTCGCCTATTTCATGGGCTCGGCCGAACGACTGACAGAAAACCCCAACGACAAGCTGCTGCCCAGCGCCGGGCAGATGATCGATGCAGTGAAACGCCTGGCCTTCACCGCCGATGCCCGCAGTGGCGACTACCTGCTCTGGCAAGACACCGCGTCGAGCCTACGCCGGTTGGCCATTGGCCTGGGCATCAGCGCCCTGGCCGGGCTGTGCCTGGGCATCGCCGCCGGCACGCTACCGCTGTTCGGCGCGCCGTTGTCGCCGTTGCTTACCGTGGTCTCGATGGTGCCGCCCCTGGCGATCCTGCCGATCCTGTTCATCGTCTTCGGCTTGGGGGAACTGTCGAAAGTGATGCTCATCGTGATCGGCATCACGCCGTGCCTGGCGCGGGATCTGGAACAGCGCGCCCGGGAGATCCCGTCCGAACTGCTGATCAAGGCCCAGACCCTCGGCGCCTCGACCTGGACGCTGATGCTGCGCGTGGTGCTGCCGCAACTGCTGCCACGCTTGCTGATCTCGCTGAGATTGATGCTGGGTTCGGCCTGGCTGTTCCTGATTGCCGCCGAAGCCATCGCCTCCACCGATGGGCTCGGGTATCGGATTTTCCTCGTGCGTCGTTACCTGGCGATGGACGTGATCCTGCCGTACGTGGTGTGGATCACGCTGCTCGCCTGGCTGATGGACTGGGGGCTCAAGCGCCTGACCCTTCGAGCGTTCCCTTGGTACGAGGGGGCGAGAGCATGA
- a CDS encoding urea amidolyase associated protein UAAP2: protein MSLAIATAHKQPETAIYRATIPAGEPWLTEVKAGQTLRILDLEGNQAVDTLFYSLANPRERYDVQRTLRRQNSVYLGTGSVLYSNLGRPMLTIVEDTCGRHDTLGGACAQESNTVRYALEKRHMHSCRDNYLRACAHDGRLGKGDIGPNINFFMNVPVTADGGLTFEDGISAPGKYVDLRAEIDVIVLISNCPQLNNPCNAYNPTPAELLIWN from the coding sequence ATGTCACTCGCCATCGCCACTGCACACAAACAACCCGAGACCGCCATCTACCGCGCCACGATTCCTGCCGGCGAACCTTGGCTGACCGAAGTCAAGGCCGGCCAGACCTTGCGCATCCTCGACCTGGAGGGCAACCAGGCGGTCGATACGCTGTTCTACAGCCTGGCCAACCCCAGGGAACGCTATGACGTGCAGCGCACCTTGCGCCGGCAGAACAGCGTCTACCTGGGCACCGGGAGCGTGCTGTATTCCAACCTCGGCCGGCCGATGCTGACCATCGTCGAAGACACCTGCGGGCGTCACGACACCCTCGGCGGCGCCTGCGCCCAGGAAAGCAACACCGTGCGCTACGCCCTGGAAAAACGCCACATGCACAGCTGCCGCGACAACTACCTGCGGGCCTGCGCCCACGACGGTCGGCTGGGCAAGGGCGACATCGGGCCGAACATCAACTTCTTCATGAACGTGCCGGTCACCGCCGATGGCGGCCTGACGTTCGAAGACGGGATCTCGGCGCCGGGCAAATACGTCGACCTGCGGGCCGAGATTGACGTGATCGTCTTGATCTCCAACTGCCCGCAGTTGAATAACCCGTGCAACGCCTACAACCCCACGCCAGCGGAGCTTCTGATATGGAACTGA
- a CDS encoding ABC transporter ATP-binding protein, with protein MSFITVNNVWQQYDDQVVLERLNLNVAEGEFCTLVGASGCGKSTFLRLLLGQERASRGQILLDGEPLAGEPDASRGVVFQRYSVFPHLTVLDNVALGLELPRSPLLGRLFGSAKRQARDEAAQLLDKVGLGHALDKYPAQLSGGMQQRLAIAQALIMKPRVLLLDEPFGALDPGIRKDMHALLLALWRETQLTVFMVTHDLSEGFSLGTRLLVFDKVRVDPHAPGAYGARITYDIPLNSDRRTARAAVDALPAELAGTLRIA; from the coding sequence ATGAGCTTCATCACGGTAAACAACGTCTGGCAGCAATACGACGATCAGGTCGTGCTGGAACGCTTGAACCTGAACGTCGCCGAGGGTGAGTTCTGCACACTGGTGGGCGCGTCGGGTTGCGGCAAGTCGACCTTCTTGCGCTTGTTGCTCGGCCAGGAGCGCGCCAGTCGCGGACAAATCCTGCTGGATGGCGAACCCTTGGCCGGCGAACCAGACGCCAGCCGGGGCGTGGTGTTCCAGCGCTATTCGGTGTTCCCACACCTCACGGTGCTGGACAACGTCGCCCTGGGCCTGGAGTTGCCGCGTTCGCCGTTGCTGGGCCGTCTGTTCGGCAGTGCCAAGCGCCAGGCTCGCGACGAGGCTGCGCAATTGTTGGACAAGGTCGGGCTGGGCCACGCGTTGGACAAATACCCGGCGCAGCTTTCCGGCGGCATGCAGCAGCGATTGGCGATTGCCCAGGCGCTGATCATGAAGCCCCGCGTCCTATTGCTGGACGAACCCTTCGGTGCCCTCGACCCGGGTATCCGCAAAGACATGCATGCCTTGTTGCTGGCGCTGTGGCGCGAGACCCAACTGACGGTGTTCATGGTTACCCATGACCTGTCCGAAGGTTTCAGCCTCGGCACGCGCCTGCTGGTGTTCGACAAGGTCCGCGTCGATCCCCACGCACCTGGCGCCTACGGTGCACGCATCACCTATGACATTCCATTGAACAGCGACCGCCGCACCGCCCGTGCCGCCGTCGACGCCCTGCCCGCCGAATTGGCCGGCACGTTGCGTATCGCTTGA